In Candidatus Cloacimonadota bacterium, the DNA window GAAAATGGTAAACGTAAAATTACCGCCGAAGAATTGGCAAAAATCTCGAAAATTCTCAATATTTCAATCGATGCTCTGCTAAACCCTGAAAAGGACATTTCAGTTATTTTAGAAAAAGAAAAGCAGATTCCTAAAACTAATTCTGAGATCCGTATTAATGTTCCTCAAAAAAACATAAATAAATTCAAAGAAGTTTTACTCTATATTTTAAATAAGGTTGGTTCAAAACCAAATATCGGTGAAACTGTTCTATATAAAATCTTATATTTCATTGATTTTGATTTCTATGAAAAATATGAAGAACAATTGATCGGTGCAACTTATCAAAAGAATAATTATGGCCCTACTCCCAAAGAATTTATTAAGATCGTTTCTGAAATGGAAGGCAAAGATCTACGAAAATTAAAGGATGAATATTTCAAATATCCACAAACAAAATACCTGCCTCTGCGAGAACCGGATCTTTCAATTCTGGAAGCAAGGGAAACGCAATTAATCGATCATGTTATTGCCAAGCTTGCCGATATGAATGCAGCTCAAATCAGTGAATATT includes these proteins:
- a CDS encoding DUF4065 domain-containing protein; this encodes MFDFNKKMGIRIKELREELNLSQSEFAGRLNLRREAITNLENGKRKITAEELAKISKILNISIDALLNPEKDISVILEKEKQIPKTNSEIRINVPQKNINKFKEVLLYILNKVGSKPNIGETVLYKILYFIDFDFYEKYEEQLIGATYQKNNYGPTPKEFIKIVSEMEGKDLRKLKDEYFKYPQTKYLPLREPDLSILEARETQLIDHVIAKLADMNAAQISEYSHGDVPWLTTEDSAIIDYESVFYRTAPYSVRN